Proteins encoded in a region of the Ancylobacter sp. SL191 genome:
- a CDS encoding MFS transporter, with amino-acid sequence MTTATSQQRWCAVFAGSGALGMIMIDATGTAVALPSIQRDLMLSHGAQQWIITLYALTVAATIATGGRLADVFGRKRTFIAGVVLFALGSLLCGVSVDLPMLLCGRVLQGLGNILMAPAAALLATEAFGPNQRGRAMGIYSALGGLALVFGPIICGALVQLGSWRWAFFVNLPLAAATLVLLRAAGPAAASPRGGTFRPAYSLLLAAALGPLVLGLQQSHVWGWNAPLTLTLIAAGAVLLALFIVGQRRAVEPLVDMRLFADRQFTADSLVLFCAQCALVGQSAFGAIYLQRILHFTPLQSGLAMLLFLLPLMLCAPLAGRLYDRYGAKLPVVTGLTLATLGLFWQTHVLPRADFLLMFPALIVTGAGMGLFLSQAYTDGTARVVEDQRGSAFGALDTVRQLGGAIGMAAIGTAVAGMERARVLDIAAKAAPEGAARAQLESLMEQAIYGKDEAVRALLDQWPAVASALRLSAAQSIGDGYYVGSGMVALGLLAALVLMRRKPAALPQNAKMVP; translated from the coding sequence ATGACCACCGCAACCAGCCAGCAGCGATGGTGCGCCGTGTTTGCTGGCAGCGGCGCGCTGGGCATGATCATGATCGACGCGACCGGCACGGCGGTGGCGCTTCCCTCCATCCAGCGCGACCTGATGCTGAGCCACGGCGCCCAGCAATGGATCATCACCCTCTACGCGCTGACCGTGGCGGCTACCATCGCGACCGGGGGGCGCCTGGCGGATGTCTTTGGCCGCAAACGCACCTTCATCGCCGGCGTCGTGCTGTTCGCCCTGGGCTCGCTCCTCTGCGGCGTGTCGGTTGATCTGCCCATGCTGCTCTGTGGCCGCGTGCTGCAGGGGCTGGGCAACATTCTCATGGCGCCTGCCGCGGCGCTGCTGGCCACCGAGGCGTTCGGGCCCAACCAGCGCGGCCGGGCGATGGGCATTTACAGCGCCCTGGGCGGCCTCGCTCTGGTGTTCGGTCCGATCATCTGCGGCGCGCTGGTGCAGCTTGGCAGCTGGCGCTGGGCCTTCTTTGTCAACCTTCCGCTGGCCGCCGCAACCCTCGTGCTGCTCCGTGCGGCCGGTCCGGCGGCCGCCAGCCCGCGCGGCGGCACCTTCCGGCCGGCTTACAGCCTGCTGCTGGCGGCAGCGCTGGGGCCTCTGGTGCTGGGTCTGCAGCAGAGCCATGTCTGGGGGTGGAACGCGCCCCTTACGCTTACCCTGATCGCGGCAGGCGCGGTTCTTCTGGCGCTGTTCATCGTCGGGCAGCGTCGCGCGGTCGAGCCGCTGGTGGATATGCGCCTGTTTGCCGACCGGCAGTTCACCGCGGACAGCCTCGTGCTGTTCTGCGCGCAGTGCGCGCTGGTCGGGCAATCGGCCTTCGGCGCGATCTATCTCCAGCGCATCCTGCACTTCACCCCGCTTCAGTCGGGCCTCGCCATGCTGCTGTTTCTGCTGCCGCTGATGCTGTGTGCGCCGCTGGCAGGCCGGCTCTATGACCGATATGGCGCGAAGCTGCCGGTCGTCACCGGATTGACGCTGGCGACCCTCGGCCTGTTCTGGCAGACGCACGTGCTGCCCCGTGCAGATTTCCTGCTGATGTTTCCCGCCCTCATCGTCACCGGCGCGGGGATGGGCCTCTTCCTGTCGCAGGCCTATACGGACGGCACCGCCCGCGTGGTCGAGGACCAGCGCGGGAGTGCCTTTGGTGCCCTCGACACGGTGCGCCAGCTCGGCGGCGCCATCGGCATGGCGGCGATCGGCACGGCGGTCGCCGGCATGGAGCGCGCCCGCGTGCTCGACATCGCGGCGAAGGCCGCACCCGAGGGGGCGGCGCGCGCCCAGCTCGAAAGCCTCATGGAGCAGGCCATCTATGGCAAGGACGAGGCGGTGCGGGCGCTGCTCGACCAGTGGCCGGCGGTCGCCTCCGCCCTGCGCCTCAGCGCCGCGCAGAGCATTGGCGACGGCTATTACGTCGGTTCCGGCATGGTGGCGCTGGGCCTGCTGGCCGCCCTGGTGCTGATGCGCCGCAAGCCGGCTGCGCTTCCACAAAACGCCAAGATGGTGCCCTGA
- a CDS encoding glycosyltransferase, whose protein sequence is MRVVLATLGSFGDLYPMLAIGQALRARGHEPIIAAPPVYAPRVAALGLTFHPLRPDFPPDVLMEIFGDPVHGGRRLLLDLVFPHVRETYEDLLNATEGADALVVGELVHVARLVAARRGIPWANAMLAPATMMSALDPSIYSWFPAGYHLRHLGTWPQRLMFRLIRHQTTRWAGPLLALQREMGVGTGDIIFTDKFSPDLVLALFPRVFGAPQRDWPAASVQTGFPFFAQEASPETAARIEAFLAAGSPPVVFTLGTTVVYLAHDFYQVAADTARALGRRAILLMGKNPPPDAPADQVLALDYAPHSSLFPHAAAVVQHGGVGGCAEALRAGVPVLTIPFAFDQPDNAMRMRRIGVGAALPHTKVNRAALEQSLRAVLDDTGLAARAKAVAREIDPERDMAATVAAIEALQVSPAQRSSATLPNAER, encoded by the coding sequence ATGCGCGTTGTTCTGGCCACGCTCGGATCGTTCGGCGATCTCTATCCCATGCTCGCGATCGGGCAGGCGCTGCGCGCGCGCGGCCATGAGCCGATCATCGCCGCCCCGCCGGTCTATGCCCCGCGCGTGGCGGCGCTGGGCCTGACCTTCCATCCGCTGCGGCCGGACTTTCCCCCCGACGTGCTGATGGAGATCTTTGGCGACCCGGTGCATGGCGGGCGTCGCCTGCTCCTCGACCTCGTCTTTCCTCATGTTCGTGAGACCTACGAGGATCTGCTGAATGCCACCGAAGGCGCCGACGCGCTGGTGGTGGGCGAACTTGTCCATGTGGCCCGGCTGGTCGCGGCGCGGCGAGGTATCCCCTGGGCCAATGCCATGCTGGCGCCCGCCACCATGATGTCGGCGCTCGATCCAAGCATCTACAGCTGGTTTCCGGCGGGCTACCATCTGCGTCATCTCGGGACATGGCCGCAGCGGCTGATGTTCCGCCTCATCCGCCACCAGACGACGCGGTGGGCCGGTCCGCTCTTGGCCCTTCAGCGTGAAATGGGGGTGGGCACCGGCGACATCATCTTCACCGACAAATTTTCGCCCGATCTCGTGCTGGCGTTGTTCCCGCGTGTTTTCGGCGCGCCGCAACGGGACTGGCCGGCCGCCTCCGTACAGACGGGCTTTCCCTTCTTCGCGCAGGAAGCGAGCCCCGAGACCGCTGCGCGTATCGAGGCCTTCCTCGCGGCCGGCTCGCCGCCGGTGGTGTTCACGCTGGGCACCACGGTGGTCTATCTGGCGCACGACTTCTACCAGGTTGCCGCCGATACGGCCCGTGCACTGGGGCGTCGCGCCATCCTGCTCATGGGCAAAAACCCGCCGCCCGATGCGCCGGCCGATCAGGTGCTGGCACTCGATTATGCGCCGCATTCCAGCCTGTTTCCTCATGCCGCCGCCGTGGTGCAGCATGGAGGCGTCGGCGGCTGCGCGGAGGCGCTGCGGGCCGGCGTGCCGGTGCTCACCATTCCCTTCGCCTTCGACCAGCCCGACAATGCGATGCGGATGCGGCGCATAGGCGTGGGGGCGGCGCTCCCGCACACGAAGGTCAACCGGGCCGCCCTCGAACAGAGCCTGCGCGCGGTGCTTGATGACACGGGGCTTGCCGCGCGCGCCAAGGCGGTGGCGCGGGAGATCGACCCCGAGCGGGACATGGCGGCGACTGTGGCCGCCATCGAGGCGCTGCAGGTCAGCCCGGCGCAGCGCAGCTCCGCCACCCTACCCAACGCCGAACGCTGA
- a CDS encoding efflux RND transporter periplasmic adaptor subunit — protein MSETAERTSAWRGRAIFMVCLLALGGGLYAWSSRASTPRAAEAPAPRAAVPVNVATVERRSLSVVLNGIGMVQASRTVNIHARIDGTLQSVNFHEGQNVKAGDVLAQLDPKLAQANLDQVRAGKVKDEAQLRGAEADLARYAALVQKDYASRQTFDQQQATVDELKAAVAADAAAVETAQTNLDYTTVTAPVGGRMGIRQVDAGNLVHTSDSTPIAVLATLTPIDVVFSLPEKDIAAVQEAQARGPVPAVATRDDGTVLGTGTLTVIDNQIDATTATLKLKASFPNDDERLWPGAFVHVALTVGTMKDAVTVPVAAIQRGQDGVFAWVVTPDNTAVARPIVTGHVADGFAVVKEGLTDGDRVVVNGQYRLRANTKVAVAGGDRESLAQDTPAAAK, from the coding sequence ATGAGTGAGACGGCGGAGCGGACCTCGGCGTGGCGGGGGCGTGCCATCTTCATGGTATGCCTCCTTGCGCTGGGCGGCGGCCTCTATGCGTGGTCGAGCCGTGCCAGCACGCCCCGCGCGGCCGAGGCTCCCGCGCCGCGCGCGGCGGTGCCGGTGAACGTGGCGACGGTCGAGCGCCGCTCCCTCTCGGTCGTACTGAACGGCATTGGCATGGTGCAGGCCTCGCGGACCGTGAACATTCACGCCCGCATCGACGGCACGCTTCAGTCGGTGAATTTCCACGAGGGTCAGAATGTGAAGGCCGGCGACGTGCTGGCGCAACTCGACCCGAAATTGGCGCAGGCTAATCTCGACCAGGTGCGCGCCGGCAAGGTCAAGGACGAGGCGCAGTTGCGCGGGGCGGAGGCCGATCTCGCCCGCTACGCCGCTTTGGTGCAGAAGGACTATGCCAGCCGTCAGACCTTCGACCAGCAGCAGGCCACCGTCGACGAGCTCAAGGCCGCCGTCGCCGCCGATGCTGCCGCTGTGGAAACCGCGCAGACCAATCTCGACTACACGACGGTCACCGCGCCGGTGGGTGGTCGCATGGGCATTCGCCAGGTGGATGCCGGCAATCTCGTGCATACGAGCGATTCGACGCCCATCGCCGTGCTCGCCACGCTCACCCCCATCGACGTGGTGTTCTCGCTGCCGGAAAAGGACATCGCCGCCGTTCAGGAAGCGCAGGCGCGCGGGCCGGTGCCGGCTGTCGCGACGCGGGACGACGGGACCGTGCTCGGCACGGGCACGCTGACCGTCATCGACAACCAGATCGACGCCACCACGGCAACGCTGAAGCTGAAGGCGAGCTTTCCCAATGACGATGAGCGGCTGTGGCCCGGCGCCTTTGTCCATGTCGCGCTGACCGTCGGCACGATGAAGGACGCGGTGACGGTGCCGGTCGCCGCGATCCAGCGTGGGCAGGACGGCGTCTTCGCCTGGGTGGTGACGCCGGACAACACCGCCGTAGCCCGGCCGATCGTCACGGGCCATGTCGCGGACGGGTTCGCGGTGGTGAAGGAGGGGCTGACCGACGGCGACCGGGTGGTGGTCAACGGGCAATACCGTCTGCGCGCCAACACCAAGGTCGCGGTCGCCGGAGGCGACCGGGAAAGCCTGGCACAGGACACCCCGGCGGCGGCTAAATGA
- a CDS encoding bifunctional cytochrome P450/NADPH--P450 reductase, with amino-acid sequence MSAAETAANETAPALKTLELSLPAGNIRVGWFSGASREAVLEAVRVAAHLKPGATFHVETPDGRVVALDDSVPDGAQLTLVTAGSDAAGTHEAVPGPKPYPIVGNLPELHHADGLVGAMADLHARYGDFFAFTAPGGKAYFCADADIVSEMTAAPDVFAKVVEGRGGLGNLAEKSVGSALFTASDDDPLWHRAHRILAPAFGSTALKNYYGRIVEVADDLFAHLDRLGPDESFLATDLMTRMTFEAISYAAFNKRYGAIDSPDLPPFVEAMNLVLVDAMQEPKRVLPEIFYHEARRQRVAADKIMLDDVNAIIRERRALMDSGAPVPTDLLQVMLTTPDRVTGLKLPDDNIRGQLIVLLIAGHETTSGMLSYALYHLWKNPDVLEKLIAEVDQVLGRDFSYVPTYEDCGRLDYTQRVLKEALRLCPPVPMFPRYVTRDTTVGHGRYEVKAGERIFVSLTTLHTNPRFWGPDAHSFRPDRFLPGEEGKHHRDAYHPFGMGVRSCIGFQFALLEARMVLARFIQRYTARPRDPHYMLHHKQALTVKPDHLEMRLERRPEVKGRFPVRAESPKGTPVAETVSGVGRPMSVLYGSNMGGCRDIALALARDAGSRGFAARVAELDEQVGQPWLTDGPVVIVTSTYNGAPPDNAAGFARWLETAPPDACAGVRFAVLGCGNAQWRQTFQKFPRTIAEGLAARGGTPLLAPGAADADGDFEAAVESWSAGLWQALDSADVGRTQDVDAAGTPAIKVEVVNFAGAATEAAPRRGTALDQDAVRIEVRVNRELQALDARGSTRHIELSLPAGAAYAAGDHLGVFPSNPPALVAAAVALCGLAADATVLLTALKPEAEGEGGLPFGVPVRVGELLAEHVDLAGPVKRRELRAWARAARCPPDQARIAQWLADFPALAAGKPRMMDLLAQVPSVQLDLATLLGLRPALKPRYYSISSSPLLAPDRCSLTVGALRFRCGDGTEHDGLCSTYLAGRAEGATLRAVVKDTGSAFHLPDDPSVPLILIGPGTGIAPLRGFIQERHALRAKGVDVGPVLLFFGCRNEGDYLYREELEAYRDEGTLSLLAVAFSRCQGMPKTYVQDLLRVHSAPVKELVARGASILICGNARTMAPDVRAALTDILGAPALPELEAAHRYLQDVWASN; translated from the coding sequence ATGTCCGCTGCCGAGACCGCCGCCAACGAGACCGCCCCCGCCCTGAAGACCCTTGAACTCAGTCTTCCGGCCGGAAACATCCGCGTCGGCTGGTTTTCCGGCGCCAGCCGTGAGGCGGTGCTGGAGGCGGTCCGTGTTGCCGCCCACCTCAAGCCCGGCGCTACCTTCCATGTCGAAACGCCGGATGGGAGGGTGGTCGCGTTGGATGACAGCGTTCCCGATGGGGCGCAACTGACACTGGTGACCGCCGGCAGCGATGCCGCCGGTACGCATGAGGCCGTTCCCGGTCCCAAGCCGTATCCCATCGTCGGAAACTTGCCCGAGCTGCATCACGCGGATGGCCTCGTGGGCGCGATGGCCGATCTTCACGCCCGCTATGGCGACTTTTTCGCCTTCACGGCGCCGGGCGGGAAGGCCTATTTCTGTGCCGATGCCGATATAGTCTCGGAGATGACGGCGGCCCCTGATGTGTTCGCCAAGGTGGTGGAGGGCCGTGGCGGCCTTGGCAACCTCGCGGAAAAGAGTGTCGGCAGCGCGCTGTTCACCGCCAGTGACGATGACCCGCTGTGGCACCGCGCCCACCGCATTCTCGCCCCGGCCTTCGGCTCGACCGCGCTGAAGAACTACTATGGCCGCATCGTCGAGGTGGCCGACGACCTCTTCGCCCATCTCGACCGGCTGGGGCCCGACGAGAGCTTCCTCGCGACCGACTTGATGACCCGGATGACTTTCGAGGCCATCTCCTACGCCGCCTTCAACAAACGGTACGGGGCCATCGACTCTCCCGACCTCCCGCCTTTTGTCGAGGCGATGAACCTGGTGCTGGTTGATGCGATGCAGGAGCCGAAGCGCGTCCTGCCGGAAATCTTCTACCACGAGGCCCGCCGCCAGCGCGTCGCCGCCGACAAGATCATGCTGGACGATGTGAACGCCATCATCCGCGAACGGCGCGCGCTCATGGACTCGGGCGCGCCCGTGCCCACGGACCTGTTGCAGGTGATGCTCACCACGCCGGACCGGGTGACCGGGCTCAAGCTGCCGGACGACAATATTCGCGGCCAGCTCATCGTCCTGCTGATCGCCGGCCATGAGACCACCAGCGGCATGCTCTCCTATGCGCTCTACCATCTGTGGAAGAACCCGGACGTGCTGGAGAAGCTGATCGCCGAGGTGGATCAGGTGCTCGGCCGGGATTTCTCCTATGTCCCGACCTATGAGGATTGCGGCCGGCTGGACTACACCCAGCGCGTCTTGAAGGAGGCGCTGCGGCTGTGCCCGCCCGTGCCCATGTTCCCCCGTTATGTCACCCGCGACACGACTGTGGGCCATGGCCGCTACGAGGTGAAGGCCGGCGAGCGCATCTTCGTGTCGCTGACCACCCTGCATACCAATCCGCGCTTCTGGGGCCCCGACGCGCACAGCTTCCGCCCCGACCGCTTCCTGCCGGGGGAGGAGGGCAAGCACCACCGCGATGCCTACCATCCCTTCGGCATGGGCGTGCGCTCCTGCATCGGCTTCCAGTTCGCTCTCCTGGAAGCCCGCATGGTGCTCGCCCGCTTCATCCAGCGCTACACGGCCCGCCCGCGCGACCCGCATTATATGCTGCACCACAAGCAGGCGCTCACCGTGAAGCCGGACCATCTGGAGATGCGGCTGGAACGGCGGCCCGAGGTGAAGGGCCGCTTTCCGGTGCGGGCTGAATCCCCCAAGGGTACGCCCGTTGCCGAGACCGTCTCGGGAGTCGGTCGGCCGATGAGCGTGCTCTACGGTTCCAATATGGGGGGCTGCCGCGACATCGCCCTTGCCCTGGCGCGCGATGCCGGCAGCCGGGGCTTTGCCGCGCGCGTGGCGGAGCTGGACGAGCAGGTGGGCCAGCCCTGGCTGACCGACGGGCCGGTGGTCATCGTCACCTCCACCTATAACGGCGCGCCCCCGGACAACGCCGCCGGCTTCGCCCGTTGGCTGGAGACAGCGCCGCCGGATGCCTGCGCCGGCGTGCGCTTCGCGGTGCTGGGCTGCGGCAACGCGCAGTGGCGCCAGACCTTCCAGAAATTCCCCCGGACCATCGCCGAGGGTCTCGCAGCGCGCGGCGGCACGCCCCTTCTGGCGCCCGGTGCGGCCGACGCCGACGGCGACTTCGAGGCGGCGGTGGAGAGCTGGAGCGCGGGCCTGTGGCAGGCACTCGACAGCGCCGACGTCGGGCGTACCCAGGACGTCGATGCGGCTGGGACGCCGGCCATCAAGGTGGAGGTGGTGAATTTCGCCGGCGCAGCGACGGAGGCGGCACCGCGCCGTGGCACGGCGCTCGATCAGGACGCCGTGCGGATCGAGGTGCGGGTAAACCGCGAACTGCAAGCGCTGGACGCGCGCGGCTCCACCCGCCATATCGAGCTGTCCCTGCCCGCCGGCGCTGCCTATGCCGCGGGCGATCATCTCGGCGTCTTTCCCAGCAATCCGCCGGCGCTCGTGGCCGCCGCGGTGGCGCTTTGCGGCCTCGCCGCTGATGCCACGGTGCTGCTGACCGCCCTGAAGCCGGAAGCGGAGGGGGAGGGTGGGCTGCCCTTTGGCGTGCCGGTCCGCGTGGGCGAGCTTCTCGCCGAGCATGTGGATCTCGCCGGCCCGGTGAAGCGGCGCGAATTGCGGGCCTGGGCGAGGGCGGCCCGCTGCCCGCCCGATCAGGCGCGGATCGCTCAATGGCTCGCCGATTTTCCGGCCCTTGCTGCCGGCAAGCCGCGCATGATGGATCTGCTCGCGCAGGTGCCATCGGTGCAGCTTGACCTGGCCACCCTGCTCGGCCTGCGGCCGGCACTGAAGCCGCGCTACTATTCCATCTCGTCGTCACCCTTGCTCGCGCCGGATCGCTGCTCGCTCACCGTGGGCGCGCTTCGTTTCCGATGCGGCGACGGAACCGAGCATGACGGCCTGTGCAGCACCTATCTCGCGGGCCGCGCCGAGGGAGCGACGCTGCGCGCAGTGGTGAAGGACACGGGCAGCGCCTTTCATTTGCCGGACGATCCCTCCGTGCCGCTCATTCTCATAGGACCGGGCACCGGCATCGCGCCCCTGCGCGGCTTCATCCAGGAGCGGCATGCGCTGAGGGCGAAGGGCGTCGATGTGGGGCCGGTGCTGCTGTTCTTCGGCTGCCGGAACGAGGGCGATTACCTCTATCGCGAGGAACTGGAAGCCTACCGGGATGAAGGCACGTTGAGCCTGCTCGCAGTCGCCTTCTCGCGCTGCCAGGGCATGCCCAAGACTTATGTCCAGGATCTGCTGCGGGTCCATTCCGCCCCGGTCAAGGAACTGGTCGCGCGCGGGGCCTCCATCCTGATTTGCGGCAATGCCCGCACCATGGCTCCTGATGTACGCGCGGCCTTGACCGACATCCTCGGCGCCCCGGCCTTGCCCGAGCTGGAAGCCGCGCACCGCTACCTCCAAGACGTTTGGGCCTCCAACTGA